A DNA window from Canis lupus familiaris isolate Mischka breed German Shepherd chromosome 10, alternate assembly UU_Cfam_GSD_1.0, whole genome shotgun sequence contains the following coding sequences:
- the LOC100682542 gene encoding 60S ribosomal protein L39, with the protein MSSHKTFRIKRFLAKKQKQNRPIPQWIRMKTGNKIRYNSKRRHWRRTKLGL; encoded by the coding sequence ATGTCTTCTCACAAGACTTTCAGAATCAAGCGATtcctggccaagaaacaaaagcagaatcgtCCTATTCCCCAGTGGATTCggatgaaaactggtaataaaatcaggTACAATTCCAAGAGGAGACACTGGAGAAGAACCAAACTGGGTCTGTGA